The following nucleotide sequence is from Anguilla rostrata isolate EN2019 chromosome 3, ASM1855537v3, whole genome shotgun sequence.
CAATGGTGGACAGAGGTACAAAAACATTCAGAGTATCAGATCACCGTAAAATACTAAATTCATCACAGTTTTCTGCCATTACATGTGTTGTCTTTTATATACAACATGTGCAAATGCACACCAGAGGCAAGATAGTTCAACTCAGAAATACTTACATGATCCCAAggtaatcataataataataataataatacacaaagATACAGTCCAGAGAAAtgggggggtatttcacaaagccgGTTTACTAAATTAGCTGGAAagctgcgctgagtaaaacccagaagaGCTCTTCTTCTTCAGTCCATGGTCCAGATTACGGGAcagttccaggttttactcagtgctgtcatacagctaactcagtaaccctgctttgtgaaatacccccctgaaCTGGCGAATGAGATGCTGACCCTGAAATATGGATTCATTGtcttacacacattttaaagcacaaagGAAAGACCCTCCACAGAACCATACTGACCCCTGCAGGGCCCTTCCCCAGCCTTAATTTAAGCGTATGTTTGAAACACAGCCCTCAGTATTCTTTACAAGTCACATTGAGTACAACACctaatattttacattcatgcTCTACTGGGGGGAGTGAAGAAGTCTAAATGAATGTGGCGCCTTGCTTTGCCCCATTCTGTCCGAGTCGGATTGGAGCAGGGGAAAGGTAGCCTGAGGAAGGCGTCTGTTCCGTCCAATTCCCCCTTGTCGTGAAGAACaatctcccgcccccccccccccacttcaacCCTGTTTGGTGGAACCTCAGCAGTAATACTTCCGAGCTTCCTTCCCTCTTGTCGTTAAAAAAGTATACATATAAATCTCCCATAATCCTTTGCAAGGTTTCTGAAGCTCCATAATTGGCCACGATGAGATGCACAGAAATATTCGATATTCCCTTAGTCCCAATAGCTGCCTTCAACTCATAGGCCAATACGCCTTTCTGACTGCTGGCCCCTATGAGATTAACAGTGCTGCACTTGAAACGCCCTGGATAGCAAGGCTTTGTCAAACAGAAAgctaaaaatacaaacagaaattACATCAAGTCAAAGTTGAGGTGTGTGACACAAATGCCACTGTCTGCCTCAAACTATAGTTTTGCATACACGTAACACTCCGAAGTCTGCTTTTCAGCTGATGAGATTTTTACCTCAGTTCTAAGAAAACGTTAAGTGCTCTCCACAGGCAGGGATAATGTCAGTCTCAACCTAAGACaccagaaaatgaaattaacattGTTATTTACTGTATCTACCTACATTCAAGCACGGAAGGTAGATCTCTGCTGTAATAAGTGTGTGCAATAATTATGTACAGTGTAGCATAGAGCACAGTTTTATACTCagaatattatattacatttaattagtaaaatcagcaACATGTTTGCTATGGAATGTAATTTCACTCttgcttgcatgcgtgtgtgtgtgagcgcgtctctgtctgtgtgtttgagcgtgtgtgtgtgtgtgtgtacgtggtgTGAGTGCAGtgggtggtgcagtgtgtgtgtatgtgcacgtgcctgtgtgtaagtgtgtgcatgtgcatgtgcgagcgcgtgtgtgtgtatatgcatgtgcgagcgtatgtgtgtgtgtatgtgcatgagcctgtgtgtaagtgtgtgcatgtgcatgtgcgagcgcgtgtgtgtgtgtatgtgcatgtgcgagcgtgtgtgtgtgtttatatctcAGCGATGGTAGGCAGCATGCAGGCTCTCATCCGGGCCTCATGCCAGGCATTGCGACAGTCCGCGATCCAGCTGGAGATCATCGACTGTTTGTCTGCTGGGCCGctgcagttctctctctgtccagtaGGGGAGCACCTGCCCGTCATCTCCTGGTCACCCTCAGTGGACAGTGTGGTGACGCTGGGCTTCTTCCCTGGGCTTCCCCCCGTTGGCTGGTCGCCTGAAGGGGCAGGGGCAAGGGGCATGTCCGCCAACCGGATCTCAGGGCAGCTGCTTTTGCGGTGGGCGTGGCGTGGGGAGCAGAGGCGGGGGAAGCTCTGGGACCGAGGCAGGGGGCGGGACCCCGGACCCCTGGCTCCTCTCTTCTCGGGTACGCCGCCCTCGCTCAGCCTCCCCTCCGTGTCCCGGGCGACGCAGGTGGACGAGGCGGGGCCGTCCCGGCGACCCCCGTACAGGACCTcgagggggtcgggggtcgcCCGGCAACCGTTGCCACGGCCGCGGCTTTGACTCGCCGCCACGCCCCCGGGGAGCGCGTGCGGCTccgccctctctttctcctcctcctcctcccggtAGCCTCCGCCGCCGACGCCGCCGCTGCGGGTggtgggggtcaggggtcgggggggcgcggggaggcgggggggcctCCGGCCGGGCTTCAGGGCCTCCAGCTGGCCCAGGGTCAGGATGTCGCGGTCCGGCTCGCGCAGCGGGAAGGCGGGCCGGGCCAGCTGGCAGATGGACAGCAG
It contains:
- the si:dkeyp-72g9.4 gene encoding uncharacterized protein si:dkeyp-72g9.4 gives rise to the protein MRPRSRLLAKKRLPTIREGHEELLQDMNQANSCHAPRRGLSSEDYLLSICQLARPAFPLREPDRDILTLGQLEALKPGRRPPRLPAPPRPLTPTTRSGGVGGGGYREEEEEKERAEPHALPGGVAASQSRGRGNGCRATPDPLEVLYGGRRDGPASSTCVARDTEGRLSEGGVPEKRGARGPGSRPLPRSQSFPRLCSPRHAHRKSSCPEIRLADMPLAPAPSGDQPTGGSPGKKPSVTTLSTEGDQEMTGRCSPTGQRENCSGPADKQSMISSWIADCRNAWHEARMRACMLPTIAEI